In the Bacillus sp. FJAT-42376 genome, TTTTTTATTAACGATGCCCTTGCTACGGCCATTGCAATGATGGCGATTTACGCAAAAGCGATTGTCGGCTTTTCAAACAGCCAATTCATTCTATTGTATCTCGTCTCAACCATTACAAGCATCGGAGGCTCCTTCCTTTTTGGCTTTATTACAAAAGCTGCGGGAGCAAAAAAATCGGTGATGATGGTTGGATTTGTCCTCCTCGGCGCTCTGCTGATTGCCGTTGCCGCAACGGAACAGTGGATGTTCTGGATTGCCGGCAGTCTTTTTGGCATCTCACTCGGCGCGATTTGGGTCACTTCCAGAACATTGATTGTCGAGCTGACCCCTGAAGAAAAGCGCGGACAGTTTTTCGGGCTATTCGCGTTTTCCGGGAAGGTTTCTTCTGTCATAGGACCTTTCATTTACGGGACGATTACGCTCCTTCTGTCCGATTACGGAGATTTAGCGAGCAGAGCAGCGCTCGGATCTTTACTGATCATGACGGCAGCAGGACTTGCTGTCCATCAAAGGGTCCGGTATACAAAGCCTTCCTGAATGGATTGAAACAGGCCTCTTCCCGCATATACATAAATAGATTAGCACCCGGGAGGACGTGATAGGAATGGCGCGCAATGCTTGGGGAATCGATTCTGCCAAAAAAGCAGATCAGGATTTATATAATAGTGTGAAAAAATTTTACGGGACCCCTGCCTACTGGGGGCGATATCTTGCAGATGTCCCAGGGGTATCAAGAGGCTTATCAAAGCTTGAGATCAGTTTTATCCACAGCAGGGGAATCAAGGTTCTGCCCATTTATAATATTTTTGATCAGGCTCTTTTGTATGATAAAGGCGCAATCGCTGTGAGAAATGCCGTTTTTCATGCAAAAAGACTTGATATTCCGCAAGGAACCGTGATCTTTGCCAATATTGAACATTTTTTCTCGGTTCAGGCAGATTGGATTGCTGCCTGGGCGGAAAAAATGTCTGAAACAGGCTATCGGCCCGGATTTTATCATGATCCTCTAAAAGGTGATTTCGCTGAAGCCTATTGCGCAGCAGTGAGTAAAAACAGTAAGATCGCCAATCTGAGCATCCTTTGGAGCTCACGGCCTGAAACGGGAACGAGCAAGGAATATGAAGCCCCGCCATTCAATCCGGCCAAGACCACATGTAAAGGAAATGTCTGGATCTGGCAATATGGAAGAGACGCGAAACACTGTCCGATTAATACAAACCTTGCGGATGACAGGCTTCTCAAATATTTATATTAACGCAGAGGTCCTGTTGTGCTTCATCTATTTGCTGAATCGTCCGATATAAAGGCTATATAAGCAAATGGAAGGAAGAACTTGAATGGAATCAAATAAAGGCATTTTGCTGGACAGCGGTACAAATGAATTGGAACTAGTGGAATTTCTCATCGGGGAAAACCGCTTTGGCATCAACGTAATCAAAGTGAAAGAAATTATTCAGCCTGTTCCTGTGACAGCAGTGCCTCACTCCCATCCGAATGTGTCGGGGATCATCGAGCTTCGGGGAGAGGTACTGCCTGTCATCAATACAGCTAAAGCTCTGCAATTGCCAGAAGCCGAACTGACTAGAGCCGATAAATTCGTTGTGACAGAGTTCAATAAACAAAAGCTCATCTTCCATGTACACGGAGTGACCCAGATTCACCGGGTAACATGGGATCATATTGAGAAGCCATCTTCTATGTACCAAGGCCTTGAATCACATGTAACAGGTGTCATTCAGCTGAATGAACAAATGGTTTTAATGCTTGATTTTGAAAAAATAGTTGTGGACATTGACCCGTCCTCAGGTCTTACGTTAGACCGGATCAGAAAACTCGGGAAGCGTGAACGCTCGAATAAAAAGATTGTGGTAGCAGAGGATTCACCGATGTTAAGAAAACTGCTAAAGGAAACGCTCGAAGAGGCAGGCTACACAGAATTGGAGTTATTTGAAAATGGAAGAGATGCACTTGATTTTCTTGAGACTGCAAGTACAGAATCGGAGTCTTTGACTGACTCGATCCATCTGGTCATCACCGATATTGAGATGCCGCAAATGGACGGGCACCATTTAACAAAAAGAATCAAAGAACATCCGGCGCTTCAGGCTCTCCCTGTTATCATTTTTTCCTCTCTTATTACAAATGATTTGCTGCATAAAGGAGAAAAGGTGGGGGCTGCTGCACAAGTCAGCAAACCGGATATCGACGAGCTTGTTGCACTCATCGACCAATATATTTTATAGTAAGGGAAAAGCGGAAGGGATGCAGAGGAAATGATAAGCGAAGCAAAAAGGTTTGCTGAATTCGTCCATCGCGGCCAGGTCCGCAGGCTGACCGGTGTCCCATATTTTGTTCATGTTGAAAACACAGCCACTATTCTGCTGAAAGCCGGGGCATCGGATGAACTCGTCGCAGCAGGCTATTTGCATGATACTGTGGAGGATACGGATACTTCTATGGAAGACATCCGCAGCAAATTCGGTGGATCAGTTGCGGATCTTGTGGCATTCAACACCGAGGATAAGAAAAAGACGTGGGAAGAGCGGAAGCAAGCTACCATCGATCATGCAGCAGGCGCAAGTCTGGAGGAGAAAATGCTCCTTGCTGCTGACAAACTGGATAACCTGCAAAGCATGGAGCAGGGGCTTATAAAATATGGAGATGAGCTTTGGAATCATTTCAGCAGAGGCAAAGAGCAGCAGGCCTGGTATTACAGGAACGTGGCAAAAGAGCTTTTTGCCCAGCTGAAGCCGGAAGAGGTTCCCACCTACTTTTATACATTGGATCGGCTCCAGAACCGGCTATTCTAAAAAGCTCGCTTCATTTTAGGGAAAACATAAAGAAAACCGCGCGGATATCTGCGCGGTTTTTAATAATTTTCTCCGAGTTTCTTAAATACAGGCTTTACGTATGTACGGGACTGGTGCACGGGCTGCGACTTTTGTTCTTCTTTGATTCCCGTATACATTTGCAAAAGCTCTTTCGCTTTTTGGAGGGAAAGGTGAGTTTTGGGATTTCGGTAGGATTGATTTAAAGAACCTAAATGCGGTAGCTGATGAAAATCTTCTTTTGTCGGGGGCATGTGAAAGTAATAGGAGCCTGCACATACTAATACATCAGACTGCTGTTTGCTGAATCTGGGGTTTTGTGAAAAATGGAGACCTTTTTTTTCTGCTTTTCCTTCCGCAATCAGCTTGAGAAGGGCTTTTTTCTTTAAAAAATAAAGAAACTTTGGATTGGTAGCTGTTTTAGCATGACGGTTTACCGTATATATGGCTTTAGCAATATTGTCAGCTGTCATGGTTAAAGAATGTTCTTTCTGTCTGTCCATCATACGATTCTCCTTAATCCGCCAATAAAATTGACTGGTTTAATACAATTATACGGAACCTTAATTAAAAAGCAACTTGGGATCAGACGGAGTCAAGATCCCAACTCTTCTCCCATATATCCCTGCTTTTCCATGTGCTTAAGAAACAATTCAGTATAAAACGGGTCCCACTGGGTGCCTCTTCCTTCACGGAGGATTGACAAAGCTTTGCCGACCGGCATGCCTTTCCTGTATGGTCTGTCGGATGTCATAGCATCATATGCATCGGCCACAGCAAGGATCCGGCCGAATTTAGGTATACTTTCTCCCTTTAGTCCATCGGGGTAGCCCAATCCATCGTAACGCTCATGGTGATACCTCACGCCGGGAATCAGGGGAGCCATTGCAGAGGCGGGTTCCACGTTAGCGAGGATGTTAGCTCCGATTACCGGATGAAGCTTAATTTCTTCAAATTCTTCCTCTGTTAGCCTGCCATCTTTTAACAGTATGCTGTCTTTAATTCCGATTTTACCGATATCGTGAAGCAAAGCGGTTTTTTTCAGGAGGTCAAGTTCTTCTTTACTCATACCCGATTGCTCCCCGATAATAAACGCATATTCTGCGACACGGATAGAGTGTCCGGCTGTGTATAAATCTTTTGCATCCAAAGTCATAGCGAGCGTACGGAACAGGCTCTCGGTAAGAAGGCTGTTGATGCGGTCCTTCGCTTTCAAACCCTCAAGCATTTGATTGTATCCGGCAATCAGAGTAGAAAATTCATCGGAATAGACCTCATTGCGGTATTCGTACTTTCCTTTTTTAACAAGCCTCATACCCTTTTCAAGATTGGCGATCGGTTCTCCGATATCCTTTAATAAAAGAAAGCAGACGAATGAGGAGAAGGCGATGGACATGAACATGACAATCGCAGCCCAGCTCCAGTATTCCTGCGTTAAAGTGACGGACGCTTCTGATAGGTGGACTTGTGTGGCGAGACTGAATAGGAGAAGGGGGAAAATACCGATATAAATGGCGGTGAATAGAACCTTGCTTCTAATCGTCGTATAAATTTTTGATGGCTGGGCCAGATCCTCATTATACTGCATGAGGGCCCTTCTTCTTAAATCGTAAAGCAGGGGCTTTATAGACTTCGTTGTCAGAAAATATTCAATTACACTGTGCATTCCGGCAATCAGGACGGCTCCTACCATCGCTAAAATAATATAGTAGCCGGGAATGCTTAAGTATCCATTCTGATAGAAAAAAGCAGCGGACGTAAATCCCGGGACTGAAAACCCGAGCAAATGGGGTACGTTGATTCTAAGGATGGTAGACAGCGGAAATTTGTGCACGCGGCTGAATGCGTCCCTCATTTCCTCCAGGCTCGAATTACTCATCAGCCCTTTTTTAATCGGTTTAAGCTGATAATTCAATATAAGAATATCCGAAGTAACCATGCAAATAAAGGAAAACAGCATGATGCCTACTAAAAGAAGAATTTCCATCAATGGAATAGCAAGAGTGGAGAATATGAAAACAGACCCGACTCCAAACACAGCGATCAGGGAACCGGAGATATAATTAGTTATTACTTTTTTTAGAAAAACTGAGTAAGTATTCATTATTTCACAACCTTTGGAAGCAATAGCATGATATACCTAATTATACTAAATTCGACATGGATATTCATTACTAAAATAATTAAATAGTCGGAGCTGCCCAAAAAGTCCGTGTTAAAGCTTGATCCCTCTTGATCCGTTTGAGTGTTTTTGGCTGATTTATCCTCCCATCAGCCTATCCGAAGTTGGAGGTGCAGCTGCAAAGTATCTAGACCATTATCTGAGCTGGTTTCAGTTCCTGGATGACATCCGTTTCCGAAACAACTCTAAAACTGTAAGTAAGATGATTGTCGATAGCTGCTTATTTCCGACAGTAGCTGCTTATGATATTTTAAGGTTATCTACATTCAGAGTTTTATAATCCTTGTTCAACAAACGGGGCAGTAATGTTCAAGAAGGAAAAAAATAATTGGGACTAAAAGTAAGAAAAAAAAAGAGACAATGGGTAGGGAAGTTTATGGAATCTATGCTAATTATCTTGCGAGGCAATTCTGGAGTGGAAAAACCACGACTGCGAAAATCCTGCAAAATCATTTAGGCCACGGAACGCTCTTGGTCTCTCAGGATGTCGTTCGTCGTGATATGTTGAAAGTTCACGATAGAGATGGAAATCTTTCCATTGATTTGATCCGCCAAATTGCGGAATATGGTAAAGGTAAGTGTGAATTTGTTATAGTGGAAGGAATCTTAAATACAAAACGTTATGGTGGAATGCTAAAGGACTTAATCCAGTTCTATAACCAAGAAGCATATATTTATTATTTTGATTTATCCTTTGAAGAAACAGTCATACGTCATAATACTCGTGCCAAAAAGATGGAATTCGGAGAAGACTCTTTAAGAGCTTGGTGGAATCCAAACGATTATCTTGGCGTGGAGGGAGAAACGCTATTCACTAATGATATGCTGCAAAACGATGTAGTGAAACAGATTTTAAATCAACTACAAAAGTAATTATTCCCTTTGGCTTCTACAAAAAACGGGTGCTTACGTGGAATTATGGATGGTAAACAAAGGTCCTTAAATCAGGTTCTTATTTTTTATGGTCATTTATCGACAATATTATATAACATAGCTTTTAAAAAAAGCATGAAAAACAATAAAACCGAACGATTACGAAGCTCAATATCAGAGTTTCAAATAATCGTTCGGTTTTTTTATTCGCTAAGTTAAAGCATGTTGTTAGATTTTTTAAACTCTGTTGGCTGAAGCGGGAGCGAGTGTCTGCTAGCTGCAATCACCAGCCAAGTATTAGCCGGAGAGCTTTTGTCCCAGCCTCTTTTACTTTTTCTCTTCATAACTTTTCAAACTGTCCCGTCCATTAAACCGTATTGATTGTTTTTTTTGATTTTTTTTCCTTCAGCTTCTGTATTTTTTCTTCCATCGCCGCCTGTTCACTCAGTTTAGGGAGAGTCAGGGCATAGAAGACGAAGACGAGGAAAATGACAATCGCCATTCCGTAATAGATATAATCAATCGTTTCAATGAATTTAGGAAAAACAACCGCAATCAGCCCTAAAGTAATGGATTGGGCGGTCATCATCAGCGGATCGATCCATCCGCTTACCCTTCCCATTAATTTCGGATTGACAATTTTAGGCATCCATCCGCCGATGGCGATGTTAATAGGGCCAAGACATATTCCAATGAAAAAAACAGCGGTCAGATAAACCCAGAGATGGTCGGTAAAGCCGAGCAAAACGATCAGGGCGGAAGCCGCTAAAATCGGAACAATCATCATCAGATGAGGCTTTACCTTTTTTTCAATAAACGTCGCAATGGCGCTTCCTGCAAGCAATCCGATGCCAAGTGAGATGGCAAAGAAGGATGCGTACCATTCATAATTCTCAGGAGAGAGCTTGTACTTCATTGTAAACATCGGAAGAATGGCGAACCCGCCATTTACGAATCCGAACACGAAAAAGCCAAAGATAATGACAGCCAAGAGTTTGTTTTGAATAATGTAGACGATTCCGTCTTTAAAATCCCTGAAGGAGGTTTTAAAGTTAATTTCCTTCCAGTCAGGTTTTCCGTTGGGAAGGCGGGCGCCTTTCGGTATTTTGCAAGCCCTGATCAATAAAGCGGAAATGACGAAGCTCACAAAGTCAATGACGACGGCTCCATGAATCCCAATCGTTTTATAGGCGATTGCCCCAAGGCCGACTCCAAAAACCATGAAAATACTAAATAGGATTTGGTTTAATCCAGCAGCCTGAGCATATTGATCTTTTTTTAAGATTCCCTGTACAAGGCTGTTTTCTGCAGGGAAGAAAAACTTGGTGACGGAACTTCTCAAAAACAAGATAAAAAAGATAAGGGGAACTGAATTTAAGAATAGTGCTCCGAACAAAACGACGCTCAGTACGGCGCGGATCCAGTCACAATTTTCAGCTACTTTTTTACGGTCGAATCTGTCTGCCACAACGCCGACAAGGAAAAACACAAAAATTGTCGGGAGGGAATACATAAGCTCAGCAAGCGTCGCATAATAGGGCTGGCTGCTGAAATGCTCCAGCAGGTAAAAAGCAAAGGCCATGTTGCCGATGGTCGTACCCATTTGCGAGGAAAGGGCTGCTAAAAAGAGCTTTACGAAATTTGGATTTTTAAAAATCTCCATTCTAACGCTCCTTTTCACCATTAAGTCCATTCATTTCAATGTTATTATAAGTGATTCAGCCTTTTTTTAATATGGAATGTTTGTAAATCTTTTACTGCAATTTCATTTACTGAAGCGAAATGGATACCCGTGTACCGTTTGGAACCATACGCGCCAGTTCAAGAACATCTTTATTATACATTCTGATACAGCCTTTTGAAACAGATTGACCGATGGATGCCGGATTATTTGTTCCGTGAATCCCGTAACCGGCTTTTGATAAGGAAAGCCACATCGCTCCGTAAGGGCCGCCTGGATTCGGCTCACGGTTTACAATGATAAATTCTCCAATCGGAGTATTGTACAATATGCGGCCGGTTGCAATCGGATATTGCTTTACAAGGAGGCCGTTCCGGTACAGCCCCAACTTCTTTTTTCTGACGGAAACTGCGATCCGGTAAGGCGTATCTCCTCCGGGAAATCCTGGAATAACGATGGAGCTTCCCGGGATCAGAACGGAATTTACATTCAGCCTGTTTGCCCGGGCGAGCGCCTCAGGAGTGATCCGGAAATCAGCCGCAATCGAGCGGATGGTTTCACCAGCTTTTACAATATAGGTCATTCTGCTTTCACCTCTCACAGCAATCACTTCTTAAACCAAAATATGCGGAAGGAGATTTTTGTTTCCTGGCGGAAAGAAAGCCTAATATGGGAAATATGGTATAATAAGGAGCAGCTTTCATACAAAAAATTAAGGGTGTTTTTAATGGAAAAAGAAAAATTTGCAATCGTTGATATAGGATCCAATACGATGAGGCTCGTCATTTTTGAACGGGACCAGAGCGGCAGAATGAAAGAAATTGAAAACGTAAAAGCGGCAGCGCGTCTCAGAAACTATTTAAATGAGAAAAACATCCTGGAAGAAGAAGGCATTCTTAAAATGCTTGATACGTTAAAAAGTTTCCAGGAAGTATCCCGGCACCATCAGCTGAAACATGTACACGCTGTCGCTACAGCAGCAATCAGACAGGCTGTCAACAAGGATGACATTCTTTCCCGTGCAAATAATGAAACGGATTTTACCATCAGGCTTCTTTCAGAATATGAAGAGGCGTACTACGGATATTTAGCGGTGATCAATTCCACTTCTATCCAGGATGGAATTACGATTGATATCGGAGGCGGCAGTACCGAAGTCACGCTTTTTGTGAATCGTGAAATGAAAGAATATCACAGCTTTCCTTTCGGAGCGCTATCCCTTAAAAGGAAGTTTGTCCGCGGAGAACTGCCGGATGAGAAAGAATCAGAGCAGCTTGATGCTTATATTCTGGAACAGTTTCAAACCCTTCCATGGCTGAAAGACCGCGAGCTCCCGGTGATTGGAATTGGAGGAAGCGCACGGAACCTTGTTCAGGTGGATCAGGCGCTGAAGGAATATCCGCTCGCAGGTGTCCATCAATATGAAATGTCGATTGAAGATATTCGGAGCACTCTGTCTTATTTAACCTCTCAGTCCTTTGAAGAATTGCAGCGTGTTGACGGCTTATCGAAAGACCGGGCTGATTTGATCATTCCGGCTGCAATGGTTTTCCGGGCCCTGTGCAGTGAGGTGAAAGCAGATACATTCATCATGAGCAGAAAAGGGCTCCGGGATGGAGTATTCTTTGAGGATCTTACACGGGAATATGGAATTAGCGCCTATCCAAATGTGGTCGAAGAGAGCTTTTACGAAATGGCTTCTGATTTCCGTATTGATTTGAACCATGTCATCCCCGTTACGAATATGGCTTTTGATTTTGTTCATTTGCTGGAGAAACAATCCCTTGTATCCTATACGAATAAGGAATTGACTGATTTAAAAAGAGGGGCTTTTGTTTTTAACCTTGGCCAGTATATAGATTCCGAGTCAAGCAGCCAGCATACCTTTTATCTCCTGGCAAACAGGACCATTGATGGAATGTCGCATAAAGAAAGATTAAAAACCGCATTAATCGCATCTTTTGCAGGCAAGGCTGAGCTGAAGCGGTTTTTGCAGCCGTTTCAAGACTGGTTTACAAAAGAGGAGCAGAAAGTAATCCGGACATCCGGGGCAATACTTAAATTTATGTATAGCCTGAACTCTACGAAGAGAAATATCGTGGAATCCCTTGATTTATCGATAACCGGCGGTGTTCTAACGGTGCATGCCATCTGCAGCGCTGACTGGAGACCTGAAGCGTATCAGGCAGAAAAACATAAAAAGCATATTGAAAAGCTATTCAGAATGCCGGTTGAATTAAAATTCAGCTACGCAGAGCATGTTTAATGGCTGATTTAAGGGGTATCTAAAGATTGAATTGGCAAGGTTTATAAAGTTTACACAAATAAAACAATAAATTTACATACTCCCAAAAAAATTTTGGTAAGATAGCAACCAAAGAAAGGCGGCGATTTTATTAATGACTACAGTTAAATATGCAGCAGATCTAAGCAGTCCGGCCTATTATAACAACCGGGAACTCAGCTGGCTTTCGTTTAACGAAAGAGTGCTGGAAGAAGCGATTGATGCCCGCAATCCCTTACTCGAGCGCCTGAAATTCCTGGCTATTTTCAGCTCCAATTTAGATGAATTTTTCATGGTCCGGGTAGCAGGCTTAAAGGACCAAGTGAAGGCCGGATTTAATAAACCGGAGAATAAAGCGGGACTTACTCCAAAAAGACAGCTTTTTAAGATCGCTGAACAGAATCACAGACTCGTCGCCCTGCAAAGCCGCACGTATACAAAAACCCTTCTTCCAGCTCTTAAGGAAGAAAATATAGAATTTCTATCTCTTGAACAGCTCACTTCCCTGCAGCTGAACAGGCTGGAGCAGTATTTTGATGAACAGATTTTCCCGGTTCTTACACCGATGGCGGTGGATGCATACAGACCGTTTCCCATGCTGCTGAATAAAAGCTTAAACCTCGCCATTGTGTTGAAAGATCCGTACACACCGGACGAACTCCGCAGCAAAACGGCTATCGTCCAGGTTCCATCGGTGCTTGAGCGGTTTATAGAGCTTGATCATGACGGAAAAGATCAGTATGTCCTTCTTGAAGAGATCATCGGACATTTCATTTATAAGCTGTTTAAAGGCTACATAGTAGAATCCGTAACCCAGTTTAGAATTACGAGAAATGCGGATATGACGATCCATGAAGAGGGAGCTCGCGATCTGCTGAAAGAAATTGAAAAAGAATTGAAGAAAAGAAAATGGGGGGCAGCCGTCCGTCTTGAATTAAAAAAGGACGGGTATGACAAAAATGTTCTCCAATATTTGCTTCATGAACTGGAAATCCATGAAAAAGATGTTTATGAAGTAGAAGCACCTCTCGATTTAACCTTCTTATTCAGCTTCTTTAAAGAAATATCTTCCAAGTATGATCATCTGGAATATGAAACATTAATCCCCCAGCCGCCTAAAGATATGGTTTCTGAGATGCATATCTTTGATCAGGCTTCAGAAAAGGACATTTTTTTGCACCATCCTTATGAATCCTTTCAGCCAGTCGTCGATTTTATTGCCGACGCTGCCGATGACCCTGACGTATTAGCCATCAAGCAGACGCTATACAGGGTAAGCGGCGGTTCCCCTATCATTGAAGGCTTGAAAAGGGCAGCTGAAAATGGAAAACAGGTAACCGTTCTTGTCGAATTAAAAGCGAGATTTGATGAAGAAAATAATGTTCAGTGGGCGAAGGAGCTTGAGAAAGCAGGGTGCCATGTCATTTATGGAATGACGTATTTAAAAACCCACAGTAAAATTACGCTCGTTGTCCGCAAAAAGAATAATCGCATTGAGCGGTTTGTGCACCTTGGCACAGGCAATTACAACGAGAAAACAGCGAACATGTATACAGATATGGGCCTGATCACATCAAAGAGGAAATTTGGAATCGATGCTACAAACTTTTTCAACTATTTAAGCGGCTATACTGAGAAGCCGGAATTTCATCATTTATCTGTTGCTCCGTTTGATATTAGAAAAGATTTCATTCAGCTGATCGATGAAGAAATCGCTTATCAAAAACAATACGGAAACGGCCGCATTATTTCAAAAATGAATTCTCTAACAGATAAAGTCATTATTATGAAACTCTACGAAGCTTCCAATGCCGGTGTGAAAATTGATTTGATCGTCAGGGGAATATGCTGCCTGCGCCCCGGAATTAAGGGTGTAAGTGAAAATATCCGGGTGCGCAGCATTGTCGGCAGGTTTCTTGAACACAGCAGAATTTACTATTTTCACCATAATGGAGAAGAGAAAATCTACTTATCTTCAGCGGATATGATGACGAGGAATATGGAGAAAAGAGTGGAAATCGCTTTTCCGATATTTGATGGACACATCAAAAAACGGATTAATCGAATTCTTGCCGTTCAGCTGGAGGACAATATGAAATCCAGAGAGCAAAATTCGGAAGGCCTCTACAAATATGTTGATAAATCAAAGGATGAACAAGACATAGACAGTCAGCTTGTCATGTATGGAATGGCTTATGACGTCCTGGAAGATGAGGAATAAAAAAAGTCCGGTTTTTTTTCCGGACTTTTTTTATGGAGAAGACCTTAAAGGATCTTCAGGGCATTCGTACATTCGTATAAAAAGGACGGCATGAATCTATACATGGCTGCTTTTTAAAGTGAACACGGTTAATTCAGGCATGGAAAGGAATCGGAATGGAAGCCTCGTTGTTCCAAGACCCCGATTGACATACAGTTTTCTCGTTCCATATTTATAAAGTCCTTCTGTATAAATATCTGCAAGAGGCGGCGTAATAACCGGGCCGTAAAAGGGGAGCTGAATTTGTCCTCCATGACTGTGGCCCGAAAGCTGCAGATCCACCGGAAAATTCTTCGCTCTGATCCAGGCGTCCGGTTCGTGGGCAAGAAGGATATTATAGGAGTCAGGATGAAATGCACCTGCTGTACGTTCATAATCGGGTCTGCCCAGTATCAAATCGTCTAAACCGCCAATCGTAATAAAGCTCTGATTTGCCAGGCGGATCTTTACTGTTTCATTTTTGAGCACATTGAAGCCTGCCCGGCTCATAATTTCTGAATAGGCGTCACTGCCGTAACCGCCATGATCATGATTTCCGTATACCGCAAATTTCCCAAGAGGCGCTTTAATTTTTTTCATAAGAGGAATGATTTTTTCAGGGTGTTTATAGCTCCCGGGGTCATCCATTAAATCGCCGGTGAAAAACACCGCATCCGGTGAATAGTCGTTGATGATTTCTTGTATATGTTCAAGCTGCCCGAGCGTATAATACTCGCTTAAATGTGTATCACTGAATTGGATCAGTTTCATTCCGTCAAAGCTCTCAGGAATTTTAGGGTCGGCTACCACCAGCTCCTGAATGTCAAGCAAGCCCGGCTCCATATACCTTGCATAGCTGTAACCGCCGATTGAGATGGTAAAACCGGCTGCGGCAAATGAAAGTAGGCTTTTTAAAAATAACCGCCGTGACATTTTTTTCTTCATGCAATCAAACCTTATCTAATTAAGTATGGCCTTATTATAGCATGGTCCATTTTGGGAAAATGCTCGAAAGGTGGA is a window encoding:
- a CDS encoding glycoside hydrolase domain-containing protein, yielding MARNAWGIDSAKKADQDLYNSVKKFYGTPAYWGRYLADVPGVSRGLSKLEISFIHSRGIKVLPIYNIFDQALLYDKGAIAVRNAVFHAKRLDIPQGTVIFANIEHFFSVQADWIAAWAEKMSETGYRPGFYHDPLKGDFAEAYCAAVSKNSKIANLSILWSSRPETGTSKEYEAPPFNPAKTTCKGNVWIWQYGRDAKHCPINTNLADDRLLKYLY
- a CDS encoding chemotaxis protein, yielding MESNKGILLDSGTNELELVEFLIGENRFGINVIKVKEIIQPVPVTAVPHSHPNVSGIIELRGEVLPVINTAKALQLPEAELTRADKFVVTEFNKQKLIFHVHGVTQIHRVTWDHIEKPSSMYQGLESHVTGVIQLNEQMVLMLDFEKIVVDIDPSSGLTLDRIRKLGKRERSNKKIVVAEDSPMLRKLLKETLEEAGYTELELFENGRDALDFLETASTESESLTDSIHLVITDIEMPQMDGHHLTKRIKEHPALQALPVIIFSSLITNDLLHKGEKVGAAAQVSKPDIDELVALIDQYIL
- a CDS encoding HD domain-containing protein: MISEAKRFAEFVHRGQVRRLTGVPYFVHVENTATILLKAGASDELVAAGYLHDTVEDTDTSMEDIRSKFGGSVADLVAFNTEDKKKTWEERKQATIDHAAGASLEEKMLLAADKLDNLQSMEQGLIKYGDELWNHFSRGKEQQAWYYRNVAKELFAQLKPEEVPTYFYTLDRLQNRLF
- a CDS encoding YkyB family protein — protein: MMDRQKEHSLTMTADNIAKAIYTVNRHAKTATNPKFLYFLKKKALLKLIAEGKAEKKGLHFSQNPRFSKQQSDVLVCAGSYYFHMPPTKEDFHQLPHLGSLNQSYRNPKTHLSLQKAKELLQMYTGIKEEQKSQPVHQSRTYVKPVFKKLGENY
- a CDS encoding HD-GYP domain-containing protein, encoding MNTYSVFLKKVITNYISGSLIAVFGVGSVFIFSTLAIPLMEILLLVGIMLFSFICMVTSDILILNYQLKPIKKGLMSNSSLEEMRDAFSRVHKFPLSTILRINVPHLLGFSVPGFTSAAFFYQNGYLSIPGYYIILAMVGAVLIAGMHSVIEYFLTTKSIKPLLYDLRRRALMQYNEDLAQPSKIYTTIRSKVLFTAIYIGIFPLLLFSLATQVHLSEASVTLTQEYWSWAAIVMFMSIAFSSFVCFLLLKDIGEPIANLEKGMRLVKKGKYEYRNEVYSDEFSTLIAGYNQMLEGLKAKDRINSLLTESLFRTLAMTLDAKDLYTAGHSIRVAEYAFIIGEQSGMSKEELDLLKKTALLHDIGKIGIKDSILLKDGRLTEEEFEEIKLHPVIGANILANVEPASAMAPLIPGVRYHHERYDGLGYPDGLKGESIPKFGRILAVADAYDAMTSDRPYRKGMPVGKALSILREGRGTQWDPFYTELFLKHMEKQGYMGEELGS
- a CDS encoding MFS transporter, with product MEIFKNPNFVKLFLAALSSQMGTTIGNMAFAFYLLEHFSSQPYYATLAELMYSLPTIFVFFLVGVVADRFDRKKVAENCDWIRAVLSVVLFGALFLNSVPLIFFILFLRSSVTKFFFPAENSLVQGILKKDQYAQAAGLNQILFSIFMVFGVGLGAIAYKTIGIHGAVVIDFVSFVISALLIRACKIPKGARLPNGKPDWKEINFKTSFRDFKDGIVYIIQNKLLAVIIFGFFVFGFVNGGFAILPMFTMKYKLSPENYEWYASFFAISLGIGLLAGSAIATFIEKKVKPHLMMIVPILAASALIVLLGFTDHLWVYLTAVFFIGICLGPINIAIGGWMPKIVNPKLMGRVSGWIDPLMMTAQSITLGLIAVVFPKFIETIDYIYYGMAIVIFLVFVFYALTLPKLSEQAAMEEKIQKLKEKKSKKTINTV
- a CDS encoding L,D-transpeptidase family protein — its product is MTYIVKAGETIRSIAADFRITPEALARANRLNVNSVLIPGSSIVIPGFPGGDTPYRIAVSVRKKKLGLYRNGLLVKQYPIATGRILYNTPIGEFIIVNREPNPGGPYGAMWLSLSKAGYGIHGTNNPASIGQSVSKGCIRMYNKDVLELARMVPNGTRVSISLQ
- the ppx gene encoding exopolyphosphatase, whose protein sequence is MEKEKFAIVDIGSNTMRLVIFERDQSGRMKEIENVKAAARLRNYLNEKNILEEEGILKMLDTLKSFQEVSRHHQLKHVHAVATAAIRQAVNKDDILSRANNETDFTIRLLSEYEEAYYGYLAVINSTSIQDGITIDIGGGSTEVTLFVNREMKEYHSFPFGALSLKRKFVRGELPDEKESEQLDAYILEQFQTLPWLKDRELPVIGIGGSARNLVQVDQALKEYPLAGVHQYEMSIEDIRSTLSYLTSQSFEELQRVDGLSKDRADLIIPAAMVFRALCSEVKADTFIMSRKGLRDGVFFEDLTREYGISAYPNVVEESFYEMASDFRIDLNHVIPVTNMAFDFVHLLEKQSLVSYTNKELTDLKRGAFVFNLGQYIDSESSSQHTFYLLANRTIDGMSHKERLKTALIASFAGKAELKRFLQPFQDWFTKEEQKVIRTSGAILKFMYSLNSTKRNIVESLDLSITGGVLTVHAICSADWRPEAYQAEKHKKHIEKLFRMPVELKFSYAEHV